One genomic region from Microcystis panniformis FACHB-1757 encodes:
- a CDS encoding TIGR04283 family arsenosugar biosynthesis glycosyltransferase, producing the protein MNYLSIIIPTLNEELRIAATLKQIGTGVEIIVVDGGSTDKTREIAEQSGAKVIISSSKGRAFQMNLGAKIAKGDILLFLHGDTLLPQEFQEQIINTLSQSGIVAGAFELKIDGEEKSLRLVEKLVNWRSRWLSLPYGDQGIFLKASIFADLGGFPELPIMEDFELIQRLKKRGKIAIFSAAVITSARRWQTLGVGKTTLVNQLVIIGYYLKIPPSLLKSFYRLW; encoded by the coding sequence ATGAATTATCTTAGTATTATCATTCCGACTCTCAATGAGGAGTTAAGAATTGCAGCAACGTTAAAACAGATAGGTACGGGAGTAGAAATTATTGTTGTCGATGGGGGAAGTACCGATAAAACTAGAGAAATAGCCGAACAATCGGGAGCGAAGGTAATTATTTCTTCTAGTAAAGGTCGTGCATTTCAGATGAATTTAGGAGCCAAAATAGCAAAAGGAGATATTTTATTATTTCTGCACGGAGATACTTTACTCCCCCAGGAATTTCAAGAACAAATTATCAATACTTTATCCCAATCTGGAATAGTAGCGGGGGCCTTTGAATTAAAAATTGATGGAGAGGAAAAATCCCTGCGTTTAGTGGAAAAATTAGTTAATTGGCGTTCTCGCTGGCTTTCTCTTCCCTACGGAGATCAAGGAATATTTTTAAAAGCCTCAATCTTTGCCGATTTGGGCGGTTTTCCTGAGTTGCCAATTATGGAAGATTTTGAATTAATACAAAGATTGAAAAAAAGGGGTAAAATAGCCATATTTTCTGCCGCGGTGATTACCTCGGCAAGACGTTGGCAAACATTAGGAGTTGGCAAAACTACCTTAGTTAATCAATTAGTTATTATTGGTTATTATCTAAAAATTCCGCCTAGTTTGTTGAAAAGTTTTTATCGTTTATGGTAA
- a CDS encoding CoA-binding protein has product MPNIKGDDGALKTIFSNSKIIAVVGHSEKSNRASYQVAKFLQAVGYRVYPVNPMVKQIDGQSCYPSLEAIPEPVDIVNVFRHPDYLPEIVESAIAIQAATLWTQLKIYHPVAEKKAIEAGLNVIMDACIQIEYQRLFA; this is encoded by the coding sequence ATGCCGAATATTAAAGGAGACGATGGTGCGCTCAAAACCATCTTCAGCAATAGTAAAATTATCGCAGTGGTCGGGCATTCCGAGAAATCGAATCGCGCCAGCTATCAGGTGGCCAAATTCCTGCAAGCGGTGGGTTATCGAGTCTATCCTGTCAATCCGATGGTCAAGCAAATTGACGGTCAAAGCTGCTATCCTTCTCTAGAGGCTATCCCTGAACCCGTGGATATTGTTAACGTTTTTCGTCATCCTGATTATCTACCCGAAATTGTCGAGTCAGCTATTGCTATTCAGGCTGCTACTCTTTGGACACAATTGAAAATTTATCACCCAGTTGCCGAAAAAAAAGCGATCGAGGCGGGTTTAAATGTGATTATGGATGCTTGTATCCAGATAGAATATCAGCGTTTATTTGCCTAA
- a CDS encoding histidine phosphatase family protein: MATRVIIVRHGQSSYNAEQKIQGRSDGSVLTEKGHLDAEKVGNALSQIDIAAFYCSPLQRAKSTAEVIQSRLNHSPVIQPTSQLLEIDLPIWENMVKEEVKAQYPQEYRDWHQKPHEFKMILPDGQEHYPVLSLYQQAQDFWREIIPQHEGQTILIVAHNGINRCLILSAIGIPVSLYHSLQQSNCCVNVLNFTGNFGDPVQVESLNQTAHLGIALPPPRPPFQGSRLLLVRHGETQWNRDKRFQGVRDIPLNDNGKAQAEKAAEFLRETAIDHAVTSPLSRPKETAQIILQYHPDITLDTQGDLTEICHGLWEGKLEEEIEASFPGMLEDWKNAPETVQMPEGENLQEVWDRAIACWRQIVKTYSNSDSPKTIMVVAHDAINKVILCYLLGLKPANFWNIKQGNGAVSVIDYPKGVDSQPVLQAINITYHLGSGILDRTAAGAL; encoded by the coding sequence TTGGCTACTCGTGTGATTATTGTTCGTCATGGACAAAGCAGTTATAACGCAGAGCAGAAAATACAAGGTCGCAGTGATGGCTCGGTTTTGACGGAAAAAGGGCATCTGGACGCGGAAAAAGTAGGAAATGCCCTCAGTCAAATCGATATCGCCGCTTTTTACTGTAGTCCTCTCCAAAGAGCCAAATCTACTGCTGAGGTGATTCAGTCTCGTTTAAATCACTCTCCCGTCATTCAACCCACTTCGCAGTTACTAGAAATCGATCTGCCTATCTGGGAAAATATGGTCAAAGAGGAGGTAAAAGCTCAATACCCCCAAGAATATCGGGATTGGCACCAAAAACCTCACGAATTCAAGATGATACTGCCCGATGGTCAAGAACATTACCCCGTTCTCTCCCTCTATCAACAAGCGCAGGATTTTTGGCGAGAAATTATTCCCCAACACGAGGGACAAACTATACTAATTGTTGCCCATAACGGTATTAATCGCTGTTTAATCCTCAGTGCCATCGGTATTCCGGTTTCCTTATACCATTCCCTACAACAATCTAACTGTTGCGTTAATGTTCTCAATTTTACGGGTAATTTTGGTGATCCTGTCCAGGTGGAATCCCTCAATCAAACGGCACACCTAGGGATAGCTTTACCCCCACCGCGTCCTCCTTTCCAAGGTTCTAGGCTGCTGCTTGTGCGTCACGGAGAAACCCAATGGAATCGGGATAAACGTTTTCAAGGGGTGCGCGATATTCCTCTCAATGATAATGGCAAAGCTCAAGCTGAGAAAGCCGCCGAATTTCTGCGAGAAACGGCGATCGATCACGCTGTCACCAGTCCTTTGTCCCGTCCCAAGGAAACTGCCCAAATTATCCTGCAATATCACCCCGATATCACCTTAGATACCCAAGGGGATCTGACAGAAATCTGTCACGGACTTTGGGAAGGTAAATTAGAGGAGGAAATTGAAGCGAGTTTCCCCGGGATGTTAGAAGACTGGAAAAATGCCCCGGAAACCGTGCAAATGCCGGAAGGGGAGAATTTACAGGAAGTTTGGGATCGAGCGATCGCTTGTTGGCGGCAAATCGTTAAAACCTATAGTAATAGCGATAGTCCTAAGACAATTATGGTGGTAGCTCACGATGCCATTAATAAGGTGATTCTTTGTTATTTATTGGGTTTAAAACCCGCCAATTTCTGGAATATTAAACAGGGAAATGGTGCGGTTAGTGTCATCGATTATCCCAAAGGAGTTGACTCTCAACCAGTCCTACAAGCAATTAATATTACCTATCATCTAGGATCAGGAATACTCGATCGCACGGCAGCTGGTGCTTTATAA
- a CDS encoding choice-of-anchor K domain-containing protein, whose protein sequence is MLVAGATLAILTPFQAAQAILGTGTVTGHFDNAITLPDSVYTGNGTDTIEWGTPVDGSFTNQLSFIPSDFTDQPKGQDFVAGRLYYRNGTIFLGTQIDGVDLIINTTSSDPDFTQTLPLKITIVNTPNVADPIASADFIYFTDFPNRGSFRVLEGEETYVEVITQFNSLDLVGFGAVGDPSKGFLSPSTGPDPFPAVPEPSSILGLLALGLLGMGSVFNKQRK, encoded by the coding sequence TTGTTGGTAGCGGGGGCAACTCTAGCCATCCTAACCCCTTTCCAAGCCGCCCAAGCAATTTTAGGGACAGGGACAGTGACAGGCCATTTTGACAACGCCATCACGCTCCCCGACTCAGTATACACGGGCAACGGAACCGACACCATCGAATGGGGAACGCCTGTAGATGGTTCATTTACCAATCAATTGTCCTTTATTCCTTCTGACTTTACCGATCAGCCCAAGGGTCAAGACTTTGTTGCAGGGCGCTTGTATTACCGTAATGGCACTATTTTTCTAGGCACTCAGATTGATGGGGTTGATCTGATAATCAACACCACTTCCTCCGACCCAGATTTCACTCAAACATTGCCATTAAAAATCACGATTGTGAACACCCCAAATGTTGCTGATCCTATCGCTAGTGCAGATTTCATTTACTTTACGGATTTCCCTAATCGCGGTAGTTTCAGGGTACTAGAAGGAGAAGAGACCTATGTAGAAGTTATAACTCAGTTTAATTCCCTCGATCTTGTTGGTTTTGGAGCCGTGGGTGATCCTTCCAAAGGATTTTTATCACCCAGTACCGGTCCAGATCCATTTCCAGCGGTTCCAGAGCCTTCCTCGATTCTGGGGTTATTGGCATTGGGTTTACTGGGGATGGGTTCAGTATTTAACAAGCAGCGAAAATAA
- a CDS encoding acetolactate synthase large subunit gives MGELNTAELLVKCLENEGVEYIFGLPGEENLDVLEALKNSSIKFITTRHEQGAAFMADVYGRLTGKAGVCLSTLGPGATNLMTGVADANLDGAPLVAITGQVGTDRMHIESHQYLDLVAMFAPVTKWNKQIVRPGITPEVVRRAFKTAQSEKPGAVHIDLPENIAAMAADGSPLPLDSQEKVYASYRTLNMAAAVISKAKNPLILAGNGAIRANASEALTEFATALNIPVANTFMGKGVIPYTHPLALWAVGLQQRDLISCAFERSDLIIAVGYDLIEYSPKKWNPDGKLPIIHIGMTPAEIDSSYAPVVEVVGDITDSLIDILKRADRQNKPTPVTAGLKTEIRADYETYANDTGFPIKPQKLIYDLRQVMGPEDIAISDVGAHKMWMARHYHSDCPNTCIISNGFAAMGIAIPGAIAAKLVHPDKRIVAVTGDGGFMMNCQELETALRVGTPFVTLIFNDGGYGLIEWKQFNHFGTSSFIKFGNPDFVKFAESMGLKGYRVESAQDLIPILEDAFQQDVPAVIDVPVDYGENLRLSQKSGDLSCQIWE, from the coding sequence ATGGGGGAATTAAACACAGCCGAACTTCTAGTTAAATGTCTAGAGAATGAAGGGGTCGAGTATATTTTTGGGCTACCCGGGGAAGAAAACCTCGATGTTTTGGAAGCCCTAAAAAACTCCTCGATCAAATTTATCACCACCCGTCACGAACAGGGCGCCGCTTTTATGGCCGATGTCTATGGACGCTTAACGGGAAAAGCGGGGGTTTGTCTCTCCACCTTAGGACCGGGGGCGACTAACCTAATGACAGGGGTAGCCGATGCTAACCTCGATGGGGCGCCCTTGGTGGCTATCACTGGCCAGGTGGGAACCGATCGGATGCACATTGAATCCCATCAATACCTGGATCTGGTGGCCATGTTCGCCCCGGTGACGAAATGGAATAAACAAATCGTGCGGCCGGGTATCACCCCAGAAGTGGTACGGAGAGCCTTTAAAACCGCCCAAAGTGAGAAACCGGGGGCAGTTCATATCGATCTTCCTGAAAATATCGCCGCTATGGCTGCCGATGGTAGTCCTTTGCCCCTCGATAGTCAGGAAAAAGTTTACGCTTCCTATCGGACTTTGAACATGGCGGCGGCGGTGATTTCTAAAGCGAAAAATCCCTTGATTTTGGCGGGAAATGGGGCAATTCGCGCTAATGCTAGTGAGGCTTTAACGGAATTCGCCACGGCCTTGAATATCCCTGTGGCTAACACTTTTATGGGTAAGGGGGTGATTCCCTATACCCATCCTCTGGCTCTTTGGGCGGTAGGATTACAGCAACGGGATTTGATTAGTTGTGCTTTTGAGCGCAGTGATTTAATTATCGCTGTTGGTTACGATTTAATCGAGTATTCCCCGAAAAAATGGAATCCAGACGGGAAATTACCGATTATTCACATCGGCATGACTCCGGCGGAAATTGACAGCAGTTATGCCCCGGTGGTGGAAGTGGTGGGTGATATCACCGATTCTCTCATCGATATCCTCAAACGGGCTGATCGCCAGAATAAACCAACTCCTGTCACTGCGGGATTAAAGACGGAAATTCGGGCCGATTACGAAACCTATGCCAATGATACGGGTTTTCCGATCAAGCCACAAAAATTGATCTACGATCTGCGTCAGGTGATGGGACCAGAAGATATCGCCATTTCTGACGTGGGCGCTCATAAAATGTGGATGGCCCGCCATTATCACTCCGATTGTCCTAATACTTGCATTATTTCTAACGGTTTCGCCGCTATGGGTATTGCTATCCCTGGTGCGATCGCCGCTAAGTTAGTTCATCCCGATAAGCGCATTGTGGCGGTGACGGGAGACGGCGGTTTTATGATGAATTGTCAGGAATTGGAGACAGCTTTGCGGGTGGGAACTCCCTTCGTCACTCTCATCTTTAATGATGGCGGTTACGGTTTAATCGAATGGAAGCAGTTTAATCATTTTGGGACCTCTTCTTTTATTAAGTTTGGTAATCCCGATTTTGTTAAATTTGCCGAAAGTATGGGATTAAAAGGCTATCGGGTGGAATCTGCTCAGGATTTGATCCCAATACTAGAGGATGCTTTCCAGCAAGATGTCCCTGCGGTGATCGATGTTCCCGTCGATTACGGTGAAAATCTGCGTCTTTCCCAAAAATCGGGCGATTTAAGCTGTCAGATTTGGGAATAG
- a CDS encoding iron uptake porin, whose protein sequence is MLKMFWKSLLVSPAILGATLVASANASSFDPVKSTSVSTEFNNLEIAQVQDNSAGTGELLNQIERYGNEGQVAPVQGNTIDQVTSVNQLRDVSPTAWAYEALRSLVERYGCIVGYPDRTFRGDRALTRWEFAAGLNACLNVMERLIQDGVNVLKEDLDALKRLMDEFQAELAALGARVDNLESRVSFLENNQFSTTTKLAGEVIFAVTDTVGAGSPASQAAMQYRARLLLNTSFTGQDVLKTRLSAGSATPFGFDYKSTTTLQNGDPASVRFDNLQSPSLYQTWTAAGNGSDVVLDWLAYYTPIDLGYFGRFNTYVAAWGGIWNDFVPTTNPFFEDFDGGNGALSTFASENPIYRIGGGSGAGVSLQLGFLQSIVGPTSLSLGYLAGGGGSSSAANPNPGNGLFNGDYAALAQINANLFNFLNVGFTYVNAYQGADTAIFGNGGSFGVTGTSAANLSQTQLNTLLNVNGNDPDSVTLQDEVGFFNFGAKVSNSYGLTGAVNLGFASLSAFGSYSTVRLLGLGDAEVWTYGAGIAFPDLGKEGNILGLFAGAQPYIGHLSFRDMGLKVSNIVPYHVELFYKYQVTDNISITPGVIWISAPEQFKGTGNEWIGTLRGTFTF, encoded by the coding sequence GTCAAATCTACCAGTGTTTCTACCGAATTTAACAATCTAGAAATCGCTCAAGTTCAGGACAACAGTGCAGGAACTGGCGAATTACTCAATCAGATCGAGCGCTACGGTAACGAAGGTCAAGTTGCACCCGTACAGGGCAACACCATCGATCAAGTCACCAGCGTTAACCAACTGCGCGATGTTTCTCCCACCGCTTGGGCCTATGAGGCCCTGAGAAGTTTAGTTGAACGCTATGGTTGTATTGTTGGTTATCCCGATCGCACCTTCCGCGGCGACCGAGCTTTAACCCGTTGGGAATTTGCGGCTGGTTTAAACGCTTGCTTAAACGTGATGGAACGTTTAATTCAAGATGGTGTCAACGTCCTCAAGGAAGACTTAGATGCCCTCAAGCGCTTGATGGATGAGTTCCAGGCCGAATTAGCGGCGTTGGGAGCTAGAGTTGATAACTTAGAAAGCCGGGTGTCTTTCCTCGAAAATAACCAATTCTCCACCACCACCAAATTAGCTGGGGAAGTTATTTTCGCTGTCACCGATACGGTCGGTGCCGGTAGCCCTGCCTCCCAGGCCGCCATGCAATACCGCGCTCGTTTGCTGTTAAACACGAGCTTCACCGGTCAGGACGTATTAAAAACCCGTTTATCGGCCGGCAGCGCCACTCCCTTCGGATTTGATTACAAATCGACCACCACACTACAAAATGGTGATCCCGCTTCCGTCAGATTCGATAATCTGCAAAGCCCTTCCCTTTATCAAACTTGGACCGCCGCCGGTAACGGTAGCGATGTGGTTCTCGACTGGTTGGCCTACTATACCCCCATTGACTTAGGTTATTTTGGTCGCTTCAATACCTACGTCGCCGCTTGGGGTGGTATTTGGAATGACTTCGTTCCCACCACTAACCCCTTCTTTGAAGACTTCGACGGTGGTAATGGTGCGCTATCCACCTTCGCATCCGAAAACCCCATCTATCGTATCGGTGGTGGTTCTGGGGCCGGTGTTAGCCTACAGTTAGGCTTTCTTCAAAGCATTGTCGGTCCGACCTCCCTATCCTTGGGTTATTTAGCCGGTGGTGGTGGCTCCAGTTCTGCGGCCAATCCTAACCCGGGTAATGGTCTCTTTAACGGAGATTACGCCGCTTTAGCACAGATTAACGCTAACCTCTTTAACTTCTTGAACGTTGGCTTCACCTACGTTAACGCCTACCAAGGTGCCGATACCGCCATCTTCGGTAACGGTGGTTCCTTCGGTGTAACGGGGACTTCCGCCGCTAACCTTTCCCAAACTCAGTTAAACACCCTGCTCAACGTCAACGGCAACGATCCTGATAGCGTCACCCTACAGGATGAAGTCGGTTTCTTCAACTTCGGAGCCAAAGTATCCAATAGCTACGGTTTAACCGGTGCAGTGAATCTTGGTTTCGCCAGCTTGAGTGCCTTCGGTTCCTACTCCACCGTGCGCTTACTCGGTCTCGGTGATGCGGAAGTGTGGACCTACGGTGCTGGTATTGCCTTCCCCGACTTAGGTAAAGAAGGAAATATCTTAGGTCTGTTTGCTGGTGCGCAGCCCTACATCGGTCACTTAAGCTTCCGAGACATGGGGCTAAAAGTATCTAACATCGTTCCCTACCACGTTGAATTGTTCTACAAGTACCAAGTCACCGACAATATTTCTATCACCCCCGGTGTCATCTGGATTTCTGCACCTGAACAGTTCAAAGGCACTGGTAACGAGTGGATTGGCACCCTGCGCGGAACCTTTACCTTCTAG
- a CDS encoding DUF4912 domain-containing protein: MVPEYPPLDEMTLRQLRRVASQYSISRYSRMRKTQLIESITQAMGVSGNFKSIIKEEKPVEAAKFELGQANPIEDILGSVDDGLGDLPGGYGENRITLLPRDPQWAYAYWDIPNESKEDLRRQGGQQLALRLYDVTDIDLNSQGAHSVQEYLCDELAREWYLPIPVSDRDYVIDIGYRCADGRWLVLARSPLVRIPPVYPSDWIEDIFVTVNWEEELVGKTVYELVPPSKRYDSSTGTTGSPIYDQIFESVGDIEALRVAGSLFGSMQHVAGSVPMSEVISSYVFPSGVGMWAVPTVSGLTASGIGMTASGIGMGASETLQRPRKFWLVADAELIVYGATEPDATVTIGGRPIKLNPDGTFRYQMSFQDGLIDYPIMAVAADGEQNRSIHMKFTRETPSRNTNTKDEAVLEWLF; encoded by the coding sequence ATGGTTCCAGAATACCCCCCCTTAGATGAGATGACCTTGCGGCAACTACGACGAGTTGCCAGTCAATACAGCATCTCTCGTTACAGTCGGATGCGGAAAACGCAGTTAATCGAGTCAATTACCCAAGCTATGGGAGTAAGCGGCAATTTTAAATCTATTATTAAAGAGGAAAAACCAGTGGAAGCAGCAAAATTTGAATTAGGTCAAGCTAACCCGATCGAAGATATACTAGGTTCAGTGGATGATGGTTTAGGAGATCTGCCCGGTGGCTACGGTGAAAACCGCATTACCCTCCTACCTCGCGATCCTCAGTGGGCCTATGCTTACTGGGATATCCCCAACGAATCGAAAGAAGATCTACGTCGTCAAGGGGGACAACAGTTAGCCCTGCGTCTTTATGATGTCACCGATATCGATCTCAATAGCCAAGGCGCCCACAGTGTCCAAGAATATCTCTGTGATGAATTAGCCCGGGAATGGTATTTACCAATTCCAGTCAGCGATCGAGATTATGTTATCGATATCGGTTATCGTTGTGCTGATGGTCGTTGGTTAGTTTTGGCCCGTTCTCCTTTAGTGCGGATTCCTCCCGTCTATCCTTCCGACTGGATTGAAGATATTTTTGTCACCGTTAACTGGGAAGAAGAACTGGTGGGTAAAACTGTTTACGAACTCGTTCCCCCCAGCAAACGCTACGACAGCAGCACCGGAACCACTGGAAGCCCTATCTACGACCAAATTTTCGAGAGTGTCGGCGATATCGAGGCCCTACGGGTGGCCGGTTCCTTGTTTGGTTCCATGCAGCACGTCGCTGGTTCCGTACCGATGTCGGAAGTGATCAGTTCTTATGTATTCCCCTCTGGGGTTGGTATGTGGGCAGTTCCCACGGTATCGGGACTAACCGCTTCCGGTATCGGGATGACTGCTTCTGGTATCGGTATGGGTGCTTCGGAAACCCTACAACGTCCGCGCAAATTCTGGTTAGTTGCCGATGCCGAATTAATCGTCTATGGTGCCACCGAACCCGATGCCACCGTAACTATCGGTGGTCGTCCGATTAAACTCAATCCCGATGGCACTTTCCGCTATCAGATGTCCTTCCAAGATGGTTTAATCGATTATCCGATTATGGCCGTGGCCGCCGATGGGGAACAAAATCGTTCTATCCACATGAAATTTACCCGGGAAACTCCCTCTCGCAATACCAACACTAAAGATGAGGCGGTTCTAGAATGGTTATTCTAG